From Pseudomonas hormoni:
ACAGCCCGCTGCTGACGATTCTGCTGGTGCTGCTGGCGGCCGGGTGGCTGTTCCACGAGTTCTCGACCAAACCGGCGATCAGTGCGATTTCCGGGCTGAACACCTACAACTTCCTGTTCATCATGCTCGGTGCCCTGCTGCACTGGCGCCCGCGCAGCTTCCTCGATGCGGTGTCCCGCGCGGTGCCGACCACCACCGGCGTACTGATCCAGTTCCCGTTGTACGGCTCGATCGCCGCACTGATGACCACGGTCAAAGGCACTGACGCGCAAACCCTGGCTCACCACATCTCGACCTTTTTCGTACAAATCGCCTCCCACGACACCTACGCGCTGCTGATGGGCGTGTACTCGGCGATCCTCGGTTTCTTCATTCCGTCGGGCGGCGGCAAGTGGATTATCGAAGCGCCGTACGTGATGCAAGTGGCCACCGACCTGAACTACCACCTGGGCTGGGCCGTGCAGATCTACAACGCCGCCGAAGCCCTGCCGAACCTGATCAACCCGTTCTACATGCTGCCATTGCTGGGCGTGCTGGGGTTGAAGGCGCGGGACTTGATCGGTTTTTCGTTCGTGCAACTGCTGGTGCACACGCCGCTGGTGCTGTTTCTGTTGTGGGCGCTGGGGACGACGCTGACGTATACGGCGCCGGTGATGCCGTAATGTAAAAAGGGGCCGATATTTCTATCGGCCCCCACTTCTCGTTCAGTCCCTTCTGTTTCAGTATGTCTTCGCCCGTTTCGGGGTCCCACACGCTGAAAAGGATCTGAGCATGTTCAAACTCGCAGGACTCACCCTCGCCGCCCTCACCCTGAGTGCTGTTGCCCACGCCGATGCCGATCTGAAGCTGGGCAGCACCGAGCGCGTCACGCGGCTGTTTGCCTACCCCAACAACTGCAACGTGATCTGCTTTCGCAACTGGACGCTGGAGCAAACCGTCGAGCATTACCTGACGCAAAGCGTGCAACGCGATGGTTACAGCGATGCGAAGGTGCAGGTCAAAACCGATAATGATCAGCTCTATGCCGCCATCACCGGGGTGCCCAGAGGCTATGAAAAGCCGTTGGCGGCGCTGCTCGATGCAGGCGATCTGGCCTACACCGGCGCCAGCAAGCTGAATGCCGATGGCAAGTGGGCGTATAGCTGGTATTTGTTCCTGCCGCTGGGCATGGCGCTGGAGAACCGTAGAAGCGTCGAGTTGCTGCACTTCCCGCCGGATTACTCCCTGACCCAGGCGCAGGACTACCTGGAGTCCAAGACAACCGATCGTTGGGCCACGCTGCTGACGGTGAACGGGATCCCTGCCGATCAGACGCCGGCTTTCCAGACCATCATCGACATCGCGCCGATTGCCGCGCCATCCAATGCTGGCAAGGATCTGGAAGGCGTCTACGACTACTTCAAGGACTACCAGACCACCATGGTCAAGGAAGTCAGCCAGAACGCCAGCGGTGCCGCGCTGCCGATGGTCGCTTTCGGTGCGCCAGTGCGCAACTGGATCAAGCAGCAATACGGACCGACCGTAAACGTGCTGGGCCTGGCCACCATCAGCCCGAAGGAAGGGGTGAAAGTGCCAGTGCTGGGTTCCAACCACCCGAGCTACATCTGGTACGCCGCCGATCCCGAAAGCTATACCGGTAAAGATCCCCAGGCCCAGGCCGACGCGGCGGGCCTGAAAGTCATGGGCCAGGACTTGAGTGCCGCGTGCTGGCAGGCCGCCATGGGCCGCGACCCGGACAGCAATCCAGACGTTGAACTGAAAAGTTGCACCCAAACCTGGCAGGTGGCCCAGACAGATAAAACCTGCGAGCTGTTTTACACCTCGATCCGCAACCTGACGCCCGCGCAAGCCACGGCCAAGTGCGCGACGACACCGATCAAGGCTCAACTCAAACAGCTCAAGGTCCCGGCACCTGCGACCGCGGTGCCTGCTCCGCATTTGTAACCTGCTGAACAGCGTTCCTGCGTGAGCCTTGGCTGACGTAGGAACGCGCGCTTTTCCTCTGTCAGTTGTGACAGTAGACCAGTGGTTTTTTTTGCGAGAGTCTTGAGGCGCACCCCAAGTGCTGCAGGGCTGACAGGACGTCAGCTGTCGGAAGTCGCAGCGCCCCGCCGACAAGGATTGTTATGAGAACCTGCGCCGATCAAGGAATCCAACCGCCCTCCAATGGCATCTACCCCTTTGCAGAATTGCCCCTTCGTCTTGGATTCCCGTCCACGGACAACTTTCAAACCATCTACACCGCTCAAGGGAAGGCAATAGCTGTCGCAGCCCTGCGCGAATTCCCTCGCCTGAGCCGGATGTGCCGGTTTTCCGGGCATCTGCTGCCCTACCGCTGCCGACATACCCGACAATTGGCGCCGGGCATTCATGTCTACGATCCGCGCTTCTGCGGCCTGATCAACCATGCCTGCGACCCCAATGCCTTTCTCGACATGAGCGAGCTGTGGTTATGGGCGCTGAAAGACATCAAAAAGGGCGATCGACTGATGATTGATCTCGCCGCGACGGAAGACAAACTGCAGCGGCAGTTCGCCTGCCGCTGCGGTTGTCCTGGCTGCCGGGGCTGGATCACCGGCTACGACGAGTTGCCGAATGCCAATGGCCAGCTGTTTTTACAGAACCGCCGCCGACGAAGCCCGGGCTGAGGGTTTTATTGCGCCTCGACCGGGCGCAAACGGTACTGAGGCGGTAACTGTTCGAAACCGCTGATGCTGGCGTTCAGGCTCTTCCACCGGCCATCCTTGATGCCGTAGATGCAGCCGTGAATCGACAGCTTCTGCCCACGATGCCAGGCATTTTGCACAATGGTGGTGTGCCCGACGTTGGCCACTTGCTGGATCACATTGAGTTCGCAGAGGCGGTCGACCCGCTCTTCTTCCGTCGGCAACAGGGCCAGTTCTTCGCGTTTTTCGTAGTAGAGATCGCGAATCGAGCGCAACCAGCCGTCGATCAGGCCCAGTTGACGGTCCTGCATCGACGCGCGCACGCCACCGCAGCCATAGTGGCCGGTGACGAGGATGTGTTTGACCTTGAGCACGTCAACCGCGTACTGAATCACCGACAGGCAGTTGAGGTCGGTGTGCAACACCACGTTGGCCACGTTGCGATGCACGAAGAGGTCGCCGGGCAGCATGCCAACGATCTCGTTCGCGGGTACGCGGGCGTCGGAGCAGCCGATCCAGAGGAATTCCGGCGTTTGCTGGCGGGCCAGTTTGGCGAAGAAGTCAGGATCTTCTTTGGTGATCGCGTCAGCCCAGCGCTCGTTGTTATCAATCAGATCTTGTAAGTCGTTCATGCAATGAAGCCTCGAGAATGATGCGCTGCTTTGACAGACAACCGTCCGTCGGGGTCACGCGCCAGATACAGATTGCCGCTGATACATAGTACCTGCCACTCCATGCCGGTGGAATTCTGAGGAGCCCAGTGGGTCCACCCTAGTAAGGCCCACAGTATGAGGAATTGCCATGACTGATTCACGACGTCCGTACGATGCGGTGCAACCCGAGCCCATCGACGACAACGAAGACCGCATGGGCTCGATGCATGAACTGGATTTTGATGAGGAAGAACCCAACGCCAAAATCGGCGATGAACTGACCGACAACGAGCGCGAGCGACTCATGCCGCGGGGGCGCGTGCGTGAAGCAGGCATGACTGGCGCCTCGACCGCTGACCATGAATCCACCGACGACGACATGAGTCCGGAGACATTGATCCGTGAAGACGGTGCGCGAGATGCCCATGAGGCGGGTGAAGGTGGCCAGGCCGATTGGGAATTGAGCATTGTCGATGAAGACGACATCGGCGGAGGCAACGGTCTGGATGAAGAGGAAATGGCGCAGCGGGATCCGATGGATGGGAATCGGTGATTCTGTGACGAGGGAGCTCGCTCCCGTTCGGCTGCGAAGCAGTCGCAAAGACTATGACCTGCTCACGATCAGGTCCGCTTCGCGGCCCAGCGGGAGCAAGCTCCCTCGCCACAATGGTTATGCGTCAGTCAACGAGGGTGCAGGCCATGACCACCGCATCTTCGCGCCCACCTACGGCCGGATAATAATCCCGACGCCGGCCAATCTCGTTAAACCCATACCGCTCATACAACCGGAACGCCGACCGATTGCTGTCGCGCACTTCCAGAAAACATTCCCGCGCCTCAGCCTTGTAAGCAATCGACATCAGGTGCTCCAGCAACGTCAAACCCAGGCCACGGCCCTGATTTTCCGGCTTGACGGTAATGTTCAGCAGGTGCGCTTCATCGAGAATGATCTGCACCACGCCGTGCCCGACCTGCTGCGAACCTTCAAACATCAGCCAGATCTGGTACTTGCCCAGCCCATCGAGAAAAATCCCGCGGGTCCACGGATGGCTGTACGCCGCGTATTCGATTTTCAGCACAGCGTCCAGGTCCGCCTCGGTCATCGGGCGAAACGATACAGCGTCACTCATTCGATTCTTTCCAGCGCGCCATTAGCCGACGCATGGCTTGCCAGACATCAGCCTTACGCTGTGGCTCTTCCATTAATAATTCCAGACCCGGCAGGGCCCAGACCGTGCCCAGGCCGTCGACCTGGAGTTCACGGTTGAAGGATTCGGCGTTCGCCTCACCGGCGAAACGCACCGCCGGCAGGCCGATCAACCACACGCAGACGCACGGCGCGTCTTCCAGGCGAGCCGAGAGAAAACCTTGCACGAAGTCGCGAGCCGCTTCCGGGCCTTGATCCATGGTACCGCGAGCCAACAGCGGCCAGCGCACCGGCTCACCGACGATCTGCGGGCTGTCCGGCAGGCCGGCGGCGCGCAGCATGTCCTTGAGCAGCAGATACGCGGGATCGCGGGTCTGGAAGGTTTCGCCTGTGGGTAACTCCACCAATAGCAGGCAGCGACCGGCGCGCAACAATTGCAGGGCGAATCGCGGAGGCGGCACGACCGGCGCCTTGACCGCGACCGGCGCCTCCTCTTCTTCGACCTTGGCGTTGGTGCGCGTGCTGGCCAACGATGGCCGGGGCACCTCGATCTTCACCCGCTCGGCCGGTTTGACCACAGGCTCCACCGGCGCATCGACCACGGGAGCCAGCGCCACCGGGGCGACGACCAACGGTTCGGGCATCTCCAGCAGCTCGGGCCGCGAAGGCGCGGCAAAGGGCAATTCGGTGCGCGGCAGCCAGTTGACCACCTGCATGGCGGTCAAATAAGCGCGACGACGGGACTCGATAAGCAAAGGTCGGCCACTTGTGGATAACTAAAGTGCGCTGATTCTACCGCCCTTCGCTCAAGATCGCCCACGCTTGATCGATAGAAAAGCGACAGCCCGTCCCGAGAGTGAATCGCATCGCCCCTGATGCAGTACAATCGCGGCTTTTAATCGCCAACCAGCCGGCCATTCCGATGATCGAACCCAAGCGCGTCTTGCGCGCCCTCGCTGAACACTGGGCACTTCTGGAGCCACTGTGCGAGCACTTCGACCAAGGCACACTGAGCCTCAACGAACTGCGCACGCAACTGGCCGCCCAGCAACTCGACAGTACGCCGCAGGACATCACCAGCCTGCTGGACGTGTGGATCCGCCTCGACATTCTGGTTCCCGTGGCGAAAAGCCCGAACCGTTTCGAGCTCAACGCGCAGATCCACGACTTTCTCGCCTACCTGCGCCGTGAGCACCGTCTGGGCCTGTGCCTGGAAATCGAAGCCTACTTGCGCCACCTCGAGCGGCTGGCCGGTTACATCCAGGATGCTTTCGACATCCGCGACGGCCACGACCTGGCGCGTCAGTTGCGCTTGCTCGACATGCGCGTGCGCGATGTGCTGAAGAAGCTCGCCAACGACGAACAGGCCCTGGTGGCCGTCGCCGAACGCGCCAAGACCAGCGACCGACAGATTCCGCTCCG
This genomic window contains:
- a CDS encoding SET domain-containing protein-lysine N-methyltransferase — its product is MRTCADQGIQPPSNGIYPFAELPLRLGFPSTDNFQTIYTAQGKAIAVAALREFPRLSRMCRFSGHLLPYRCRHTRQLAPGIHVYDPRFCGLINHACDPNAFLDMSELWLWALKDIKKGDRLMIDLAATEDKLQRQFACRCGCPGCRGWITGYDELPNANGQLFLQNRRRRSPG
- the can gene encoding carbonate dehydratase; this translates as MNDLQDLIDNNERWADAITKEDPDFFAKLARQQTPEFLWIGCSDARVPANEIVGMLPGDLFVHRNVANVVLHTDLNCLSVIQYAVDVLKVKHILVTGHYGCGGVRASMQDRQLGLIDGWLRSIRDLYYEKREELALLPTEEERVDRLCELNVIQQVANVGHTTIVQNAWHRGQKLSIHGCIYGIKDGRWKSLNASISGFEQLPPQYRLRPVEAQ
- a CDS encoding serine kinase/phosphatase; the encoded protein is MTDSRRPYDAVQPEPIDDNEDRMGSMHELDFDEEEPNAKIGDELTDNERERLMPRGRVREAGMTGASTADHESTDDDMSPETLIREDGARDAHEAGEGGQADWELSIVDEDDIGGGNGLDEEEMAQRDPMDGNR
- the rimI gene encoding ribosomal protein S18-alanine N-acetyltransferase; its protein translation is MSDAVSFRPMTEADLDAVLKIEYAAYSHPWTRGIFLDGLGKYQIWLMFEGSQQVGHGVVQIILDEAHLLNITVKPENQGRGLGLTLLEHLMSIAYKAEARECFLEVRDSNRSAFRLYERYGFNEIGRRRDYYPAVGGREDAVVMACTLVD
- a CDS encoding energy transducer TonB; translation: MQVVNWLPRTELPFAAPSRPELLEMPEPLVVAPVALAPVVDAPVEPVVKPAERVKIEVPRPSLASTRTNAKVEEEEAPVAVKAPVVPPPRFALQLLRAGRCLLLVELPTGETFQTRDPAYLLLKDMLRAAGLPDSPQIVGEPVRWPLLARGTMDQGPEAARDFVQGFLSARLEDAPCVCVWLIGLPAVRFAGEANAESFNRELQVDGLGTVWALPGLELLMEEPQRKADVWQAMRRLMARWKESNE